In Pseudoduganella albidiflava, a single window of DNA contains:
- a CDS encoding glycoside hydrolase family 43 protein, giving the protein MPYRSLPLIAALVFALPAGAAPVFDNPLVPQRADPHVTLQADGYYYLTATAPEYDRIEVRRARDLNGIGKGESKVVWRSHATGPMSRNIWAPEMHRIDGKWYIYFTAGRDDAPLDIRLYVLENDAANPLEGTWQERGQLKTGWEVFALDATTFALDGRRYLLWTQRPPTADKHMTAVYIAEMDTPLSIKGPATLLTTPEYAWEKVKFDVNEAPAVLVKNGRVFVTYSASATDANYALGMLTADAGANLLDAASWTKSPRPVFASSKAAGQYGPGHNSFTTTPDGKTDILVYHARGYEHIPGDSLNDPNRHTRAQAIAWRADGTPDFGEPVADKAAAASRP; this is encoded by the coding sequence ATGCCATACCGTTCCCTGCCCCTGATTGCCGCCCTGGTCTTCGCGTTGCCGGCCGGCGCCGCGCCCGTCTTCGACAATCCGCTCGTGCCGCAGCGCGCCGATCCGCACGTGACGCTGCAGGCCGACGGCTATTACTACCTGACGGCGACCGCCCCCGAGTACGACCGCATCGAGGTGCGCCGCGCGCGCGACCTGAACGGCATCGGCAAGGGCGAGAGCAAGGTTGTCTGGCGCAGCCACGCCACTGGCCCCATGAGCCGGAACATCTGGGCGCCGGAAATGCACCGGATCGATGGCAAGTGGTACATCTATTTCACGGCCGGACGCGACGATGCGCCGCTGGATATCCGCCTGTACGTGCTGGAAAACGACGCGGCCAATCCGCTCGAGGGAACATGGCAGGAGCGCGGGCAGCTGAAGACGGGCTGGGAAGTGTTCGCGCTCGACGCCACCACCTTCGCCCTCGACGGCCGGCGCTACCTGCTGTGGACCCAGCGCCCGCCCACGGCCGACAAGCACATGACGGCCGTGTATATCGCTGAAATGGATACGCCGCTGTCGATCAAGGGCCCGGCAACCCTGCTGACCACGCCCGAGTACGCGTGGGAAAAGGTGAAGTTCGACGTCAACGAAGCGCCGGCCGTGCTGGTGAAGAATGGCCGCGTGTTCGTCACCTATTCGGCCAGCGCGACCGATGCCAATTACGCGCTGGGCATGCTGACGGCCGATGCCGGCGCGAACCTGCTCGACGCCGCCTCATGGACCAAGTCGCCGCGCCCCGTCTTCGCCAGCAGCAAGGCCGCCGGCCAGTATGGCCCCGGGCACAATTCGTTCACCACCACGCCGGATGGCAAGACCGACATCCTGGTCTATCACGCGCGCGGCTACGAGCACATTCCCGGCGATTCGCTGAACGATCCGAACCGGCATACCCGCGCGCAGGCGATCGCGTGGCGTGCGGATGGCACGCCCGATTTCGGCGAGCCTGTGGCGGACAAGGCGGCGGCAGCGAGTCGCCCCTGA
- a CDS encoding LysR family transcriptional regulator translates to MELRRLRYFVAVAEEGNVTRAAERLGIGQPPLSQQILTLERELDVPLFHRTGHGMSLTEAGKALMVDAKRLLNDAQSAVANAQRAGRGETGHVHLGLTASAAFHPIVRALIRAFRATYPGVALTLTEGTTTQLLALLEEGRLDLALMRPGTHSFAGIALYQIASEPMKVVLPAGHRLAKSRRIPLTALAGEAFVLIPREESPMLHDEILNACRLAGFEPVPGQQAPQLSSVVNLVSAEFGVSIVPASVSQIRAEGVVYVDIADVKVVTNLALASRDAEPSAKVANFLALADQARSAASAGAGSHAGKRRGKASNGGPA, encoded by the coding sequence ATGGAATTAAGACGACTCCGCTACTTCGTGGCCGTGGCCGAGGAGGGTAACGTGACCCGGGCCGCGGAACGCCTGGGCATCGGCCAACCCCCGCTGAGCCAGCAGATCCTCACGCTGGAGCGGGAACTGGACGTGCCGCTGTTCCATCGCACCGGCCATGGCATGTCGCTCACCGAAGCCGGCAAGGCCCTGATGGTCGACGCAAAACGGCTGCTGAACGATGCGCAAAGTGCTGTTGCAAATGCGCAACGCGCGGGCCGGGGCGAAACGGGCCACGTTCACCTTGGCTTGACGGCGTCCGCGGCGTTTCACCCGATCGTGCGCGCGCTGATCCGGGCCTTCCGGGCCACCTATCCCGGCGTCGCGCTGACCTTGACCGAAGGCACCACGACCCAGTTGCTGGCCTTGCTGGAAGAGGGCCGGCTCGACCTGGCGCTGATGCGCCCCGGCACTCACTCGTTCGCCGGCATCGCGCTGTACCAGATCGCCAGCGAGCCGATGAAGGTGGTACTGCCGGCCGGCCACCGGCTGGCGAAGAGCCGCCGCATTCCGCTGACGGCGCTGGCCGGCGAAGCCTTCGTACTGATTCCCCGCGAGGAAAGCCCGATGCTGCACGATGAGATCCTGAACGCGTGCCGGCTGGCCGGCTTCGAGCCGGTGCCGGGCCAGCAGGCGCCGCAGCTGTCGTCGGTCGTCAATTTGGTCTCCGCCGAATTCGGCGTCTCGATCGTGCCTGCTTCCGTGAGCCAGATCCGTGCCGAAGGCGTGGTCTATGTGGACATCGCCGACGTGAAGGTCGTCACCAACCTCGCGCTGGCCTCGCGCGACGCCGAACCGTCGGCGAAGGTGGCCAATTTCCTCGCGCTGGCCGACCAGGCTCGGTCGGCCGCGTCGGCGGGGGCGGGCAGCCATGCGGGGAAACGGCGCGGCAAGGCGAGCAACGGAGGACCGGCATGA
- the sdhC gene encoding succinate dehydrogenase, cytochrome b556 subunit, giving the protein MAVQETQRKARREFRNIHVTELSNYRMPFSAIVSILHRISGMLLFVLLPFILYLLQESIRSEISFAHFQGIAQHPLSKLVILALVWGYMHHFCAGIRHLVMDTHIGLDKDSARKTSVAVLVISLAVTFLVALKLFGVF; this is encoded by the coding sequence ATGGCTGTACAAGAAACCCAGAGAAAAGCGCGACGAGAGTTCCGCAACATCCACGTGACAGAGCTGTCGAATTACCGGATGCCGTTCTCGGCAATCGTTTCGATCCTGCACCGTATCAGCGGCATGCTGCTGTTCGTGCTGCTGCCCTTCATCCTGTACCTGCTGCAGGAATCCATCCGCTCCGAGATTTCGTTCGCGCACTTCCAGGGCATCGCCCAGCACCCGCTCAGCAAGCTCGTGATCCTGGCCCTGGTGTGGGGCTACATGCACCACTTCTGCGCCGGCATCCGCCACCTGGTGATGGATACCCACATCGGCCTGGACAAGGATTCGGCCCGCAAGACGTCGGTGGCCGTGCTGGTCATCAGCCTGGCGGTGACCTTCCTGGTCGCCCTGAAACTGTTCGGAGTGTTCTGA
- the sdhD gene encoding succinate dehydrogenase, hydrophobic membrane anchor protein, protein MKNNIGPKRLVVGAHYGLGEFLAQRATAIVMVVYTVVLLAAFLTGNNFSYEGWAGLFAQTWFKLFTLATLIGLFYHAWVGVVSVYQDYIKNVGVRFLIQTASAMWLIACAVWSVQILWSV, encoded by the coding sequence ATGAAAAACAATATCGGACCGAAGCGCCTCGTCGTCGGCGCCCACTACGGCCTGGGCGAATTCCTCGCGCAGCGCGCCACCGCCATCGTGATGGTGGTGTACACCGTCGTGCTGCTGGCCGCTTTCCTCACCGGGAACAACTTCTCGTATGAAGGCTGGGCCGGGCTGTTCGCGCAGACCTGGTTCAAGCTGTTCACGCTGGCCACCCTGATCGGCCTGTTCTATCACGCCTGGGTCGGCGTCGTTTCCGTCTACCAGGACTACATCAAGAACGTCGGTGTTCGCTTCCTCATTCAAACCGCGTCGGCCATGTGGCTGATCGCGTGCGCCGTGTGGTCGGTGCAGATCCTCTGGAGTGTGTAA
- the sdhA gene encoding succinate dehydrogenase flavoprotein subunit — translation MAAIKSSIPVRRFDAVIVGAGGSGMRASLQLAEAGLNVAVLSKVFPTRSHTVAAQGGIGASLGNMAEDNWFWHMFDTVKGGDYLGDQDAIEFMCREAPKVVYELEHFGMPFDRNPDGTIYQRPFGGHTANFGEKAVQRACAAADRTGHALLHTLYQRNVRARTHFFVEWMALDLIRDSEGDVIGVVALEMETGDVMILQAKTTIFATGGAGRIFAASTNAFINTGDGMGMAARAGLPLQDMEFWQFHPTGVAGAGVLITEGVRGEGGILINSQGERFMERYAPTLKDLAPRDFVSRSMDQEIKEGRGVGPNKDHVLLDLRHIGKETIEKRLPSILEIGHKFANVDATKEPIPVVPTIHYQMGGIPTNIHGQVVAPSADGGQKIVNGLYAIGECACVSVHGANRLGTNSLLDLVVFGRAAGNHVVASNLKQKEHKDLPKDASDFAMDRLNRLETSTGSEKVQGVANDIRATMQKYCGVFRTDDLLKAGFDEIMKLDERRKHVSFKDKSKVFNTARVEALELDNLIETAKATITSAVARKESRGAHAHSDFPNRDDENWMKHTLWFSEGNRLEYKPVVTKPLTVETFKPKARTF, via the coding sequence GTGGCAGCAATCAAATCCTCCATTCCCGTACGCCGCTTCGACGCGGTGATCGTTGGCGCCGGCGGTTCCGGCATGCGCGCCTCCCTGCAACTGGCTGAAGCGGGCCTGAACGTGGCCGTGCTGTCGAAAGTGTTCCCGACCCGCTCGCACACCGTCGCCGCACAGGGCGGCATCGGCGCCTCGCTGGGCAACATGGCCGAAGACAACTGGTTCTGGCACATGTTCGACACCGTCAAGGGTGGCGACTACCTGGGCGACCAGGACGCGATCGAATTCATGTGCCGTGAAGCACCGAAGGTCGTGTATGAACTCGAACACTTCGGCATGCCGTTCGACCGCAATCCCGACGGCACGATCTACCAGCGTCCGTTCGGCGGCCACACGGCCAACTTCGGCGAGAAGGCCGTGCAGCGCGCCTGCGCCGCGGCCGACCGTACCGGCCACGCGCTGCTCCACACTCTCTATCAGCGTAACGTTCGCGCCCGCACCCACTTCTTCGTCGAATGGATGGCGCTGGACCTGATCCGCGACAGCGAAGGCGACGTGATCGGCGTGGTCGCGCTGGAAATGGAAACCGGTGACGTGATGATCCTGCAGGCGAAGACGACGATCTTCGCCACCGGCGGTGCCGGCCGGATCTTCGCCGCTTCCACGAACGCGTTCATCAACACCGGCGACGGCATGGGCATGGCGGCACGCGCCGGCCTGCCGCTGCAGGACATGGAGTTCTGGCAGTTCCACCCGACCGGCGTGGCCGGCGCGGGCGTCCTGATCACCGAAGGCGTGCGCGGCGAAGGCGGCATCCTGATCAACTCGCAGGGTGAGCGCTTCATGGAGCGCTATGCGCCGACCTTGAAGGACCTGGCGCCGCGCGACTTCGTGTCGCGCTCGATGGACCAGGAAATCAAGGAAGGCCGCGGCGTGGGCCCGAACAAGGACCACGTGCTGCTCGACCTGCGCCACATCGGCAAGGAAACCATCGAGAAGCGCCTGCCGTCGATCCTGGAAATCGGCCACAAGTTCGCCAACGTCGATGCGACCAAGGAACCGATCCCGGTCGTGCCGACGATCCACTACCAGATGGGCGGCATTCCGACCAATATCCACGGCCAGGTCGTCGCGCCTAGCGCCGACGGCGGCCAGAAGATCGTCAACGGTTTGTACGCGATCGGCGAATGCGCCTGCGTGTCCGTGCACGGCGCGAACCGCCTGGGCACCAACTCGCTGCTCGACCTGGTGGTGTTCGGCCGCGCGGCCGGCAACCATGTGGTGGCGTCGAACCTGAAGCAGAAGGAACACAAGGACCTGCCGAAGGATGCATCGGACTTCGCCATGGACCGCCTGAACCGCCTGGAAACCTCGACCGGTTCCGAGAAGGTGCAGGGCGTGGCCAACGATATCCGCGCCACGATGCAGAAGTACTGCGGCGTGTTCCGTACCGACGACCTGCTCAAGGCCGGCTTCGACGAGATCATGAAGCTCGACGAGCGCCGCAAGCACGTGTCGTTCAAGGACAAGTCGAAGGTCTTCAACACCGCCCGCGTCGAAGCGCTGGAACTGGACAACCTGATCGAAACGGCCAAGGCGACCATCACCTCGGCGGTGGCCCGCAAGGAATCGCGCGGCGCGCACGCGCACAGCGACTTCCCGAACCGCGACGACGAGAACTGGATGAAGCACACGCTGTGGTTCTCCGAAGGCAACCGCCTGGAGTACAAGCCGGTCGTCACCAAGCCGCTGACGGTGGAAACCTTCAAGCCCAAAGCACGCACTTTCTAA
- a CDS encoding succinate dehydrogenase iron-sulfur subunit, producing MARTLKFKIYRYDPDKDEKPYMQDLTVELKDTDKMLLDALQRIKSDVDDSLALRRSCREGVCGSDAMNVNGKNRLACTTNLNELSEPIILRPLPGLPVIRDLIVDMTQFFKQYESIKPFLINDSIPPEKERLQTPAEREELDGLYECILCACCSTSCPSFWWNPDKFVGPAGLLQAYRFIADSRDEATGQRLDSLEDPYRLFRCHSIMNCVDVCPKGLNPNRAIGKIKELMVRRAI from the coding sequence ATGGCACGCACCCTGAAATTCAAGATTTACCGCTACGATCCGGACAAGGACGAGAAGCCTTACATGCAGGACCTGACGGTCGAGCTGAAGGATACCGACAAGATGCTGCTGGACGCGCTGCAGCGCATCAAGTCCGACGTGGACGATTCGCTGGCCCTGCGCCGCTCGTGCCGCGAAGGCGTGTGCGGTTCGGACGCGATGAACGTCAACGGCAAGAACCGCCTGGCCTGCACGACGAACCTGAACGAACTGTCCGAACCGATCATCCTGCGCCCGCTGCCGGGCCTGCCGGTGATCCGCGACCTGATCGTGGACATGACGCAGTTCTTCAAGCAGTATGAATCGATCAAGCCATTCCTGATCAACGATTCGATCCCGCCGGAGAAGGAACGCCTGCAGACGCCGGCCGAGCGCGAAGAGCTCGACGGCCTGTACGAATGCATCCTGTGCGCGTGCTGCTCGACGTCGTGCCCGTCGTTCTGGTGGAACCCGGACAAGTTCGTCGGCCCGGCCGGCCTGCTGCAGGCTTACCGCTTCATCGCCGATTCGCGCGACGAAGCGACCGGCCAGCGCCTGGACAGCCTGGAAGACCCGTACCGCCTGTTCCGCTGCCACTCGATCATGAACTGCGTCGACGTCTGCCCGAAGGGCCTGAACCCGAACCGGGCGATCGGCAAGATCAAGGAACTGATGGTCCGCCGCGCGATCTGA